The following coding sequences are from one Ooceraea biroi isolate clonal line C1 chromosome 5, Obir_v5.4, whole genome shotgun sequence window:
- the LOC105281232 gene encoding ral GTPase-activating protein subunit alpha-1 isoform X7, with the protein MFSKKLHVDVKKSTLKIQDVKKDSTTRFKHLKIVLENVDTDEAKGFFEGNFSHVYFILYDCFVSAEANLRQRELSFHIVHKAHREELEQVLQLLEKVLTLLPELLNRRWQCHSLARILQKLLHPGNSWKLRRQAIRYFILWYQALGENAPEHIHQMFASLVPGFPPHQASPYKCDRKTEGKKEKLAKAANPEEKDKREFYDTQLVQSTFHDNGANQCPVSQVDGGPILPPQSGEKPLDNETVRFLEALLEFMVTQVVKIEWRDKSTRQHKTFQFLLERFKASYLRHICPEFNENFSLYKPNLELPTMRKPTNQNQDNYMLCRVVLIKWVASFTHVARKDGLFAQLSQSTTPNEENAESELRRVSVTQNSTDSNLLSPESSVVQQDGQNQEDSAISAVTLVRDVLYGNRDNVNFVHELYRQAFLLDFHHAGAIRKAIAVYKDWIQMNEIPPFMLEPLDSHKDRDLEEHQRKDINEIEKSPSESYRQTRLRNDSYLGAIHRENLFIRAGLQNVLQIFITQASNVFFLENSGSNASLTLLEEQTDSCKRVLNVYRYVVMHSRLEPATWEQLLRVLLQITSLVLSEKSFRRKHQESIGGKLAPAIFQTLIVTWIKANLNVVISTQLWDQFLEVLTSLTQWEELIREWAKTLDTLTRVLARHVYNLDLNDLPLDRLSEQKSKKRRGVGSRAASTGSVQPPRKGSVDQENNAAPKGSITDHPLRDIRKVRPLPRSASDNTIYSGKARTKVHRQRTHTIHSGIPVLPLSIEQDMARLLSSGSTSSSAAGRKMLPSRRAKSLDSIVVVDSEPPSPRCPSPTPSSGVDSNKDSPIQIENIDGSSIDTNDASERRSVMAGGGVRGWLPDVAVVLWRRMLSALGDVNNIQDPVLHGQVMDYLVQLTQTLIKIRLNQGVSGDNQVTPPAPELIPPLTVIAPWCFKAIQLPEQYEIGKLAAYRLICLLTVQPLDISLPRQHLTLFYRAVHNGIASNDSKVLHVLVKYTGPRLFSLNLPGSSLLILDYIHAANVILSSQDIEAPRTEAVSIIGSLLSLPAAMIKLPMLQPNGPDIATMTCPEAKEHIVTILLRSCRREPTGIARCVALSSIAMFVYKELSYRTQHPRVPEAVTVLLLALRASHATVAQVACNSLLLLCDKADVLLELYPNVPSKIIQILSDTLGRMTARERRGPLTVTMLFCLGEWAMHLGPTVLLQVFQGKPLLMTLFTVLNNIVQNKVGKEFSRTTKNNQEDDDDFDPNVTLDNLIDESSSKSPQKGNIQSVQLAAKMVMMHLINHLGHFPMGIGAARLSSLVVELDDVPGIDGDELSSAVFQAPNIQLLMLSNSIIMSLVELAALDAPGGGVTAGLTTAPSLVRVLLRDLAGKASWDSSILYSQPFIDDDLPLPFPNRVDWSTKLHTDDLNSVVAPHNCTPRHTIRHREPHILPTFANAASDMDNLDDLLQYIGHTSPEVLTNPEVALNAPANPPQGHYLESETIATILSQRNAEQEHVNNWSQHISMCASAINSPSCRPPPAPFHHCRLLFSHLGLSGWEQRRKLHLLAKNEKLLRELRNLDSQRSRETHKIAVIYVSQGQEDKNSILSNVTASKEYESFIARLAWEVELESHTGFLGGLVPGKASGVTAPYYATSFTEVLFHVATRMPSDSPESLLQKTRHLGNDEIHIVWSEHWRDYRRDIIPTEFCDVLIVIYPLQNKLYRIQISRKSEIPFFGPLFDECIVEDKVLPGLVRTTALTASRAKRSTLTLYQHYYEERARSIDTVMRNHKEATTFEEFTANVYSPVQPPSPFSGASSVSGSTTSVQSTASSNLAAALIDSHQGRSGLRSTSAASSDNRANRGD; encoded by the exons ATGTTCAGCAAGAAGCTCCATGTAGACGTTAAGAAGTCAACGCTCAAGATCCAGGATGTCAAGAAGGACAGCACGACGCGGTTCAAACATCTCAAGATCGTGCTAG AAAATGTGGATACTGATGAAGCAAAGGGTTTCTTCGAAGGCAACTTCAGCCATGTGTACTTTATCTTATACGATTGTTTCGTATCCGCTGAAGCAAACCTTCGGCAACGCG AGCTTTCCTTCCATATTG TGCATAAGGCGCACAGGGAGGAGTTAGAACAAGTGTTACAGCTCCTGGAGAAAGTTTTAACTCTTCTTCCTGAGCTGCTCAACAGACGATGGCAATGCCATAGTCTAGCACGGATTTTGCAAAAGCTTTTGCATCCTGGTAACAGTTGGAAACTTCGTAGACAAGCCATAAG atattttattttatggtaTCAAGCCCTTGGCGAAAATGCTCCTGAGCACATACATCAAATGTTCGCCAGCTTGGTGCCAGGATTCCCACCGCATCAAGCATCGCCTTACAAATGTGATCGTAAAACAGAAggcaagaaagaaaaactcgCGAAAGCAGCTAATCccgaagaaaaagataagagaGAATTCTACGATACGCAGCTCGTGCAGAGCACCTTTCATGACAATGGAGCGAATCAGTGTCCTGTCAGTCAAGTTGACGGCGGGCCTATCCTACCACCACAAAGTGGGGAAAAACCACTTGACAACGAAACTGTTAGGTTCCTGGAAGCATTGCTTGAATTTATGGTTACTCAG GTGGTGAAGATAGAATGGCGAGATAAATCTACACGACAGCATAAAACTTTCCAATTTTTATTAGAACGATTTAAGGCATCGTATCTCCGTCACATTTGTCCCGAATTTAATGAGAATTTTTCACTTTATAAACCTAATCTGGAATTACCCACGATGCGGAAGCCAACGAATCAAAATCAGGATAACTATATGCTCTGCAGAGTCGTTCTAATCAAATGGGTTGCAAGTTTTACGCACGTTGCCAGGAAGGACGGACTCTTCGCGCAACTTTCACAGAG CACGACGCCGAACGAGGAAAACGCCGAATCGGAGTTACGCCGCGTGTCAGTTACTCAGAACTCTACAGACTCGAATCTACTGTCGCCCGAATCATCTGTGGTGCAACAGGACGGTCAGAATCAGGAGGATAGTGCTATCTCGGCTGTTACATTGGTCAGAGATGTTTTATATGGCAATCGAGATAATGTAAACTTTGTGCATGAACTGTACAGACAAGCGTTTCTTCTGGATTTTCATCATGCTGGAGCGATAAGAAAGGCCATTGCAGTTTACAAAGATTGGATTCAGATGAAC GAAATTCCCCCGTTTATGCTGGAACCACTAGACAGCCATAAAGATCGAGATTTGGAAGAACATCAAAGGAaggatataaatgaaatagagAAGAGCCCTTCTGAAAGTTACCGGCAGACGAGGCTAAGAAACGATTCTTATCTCGGCGCTATACATCgggaaaatttattcattaggGCAGGCTTGCAGaatgttttacaaattttcatCACGCAAGCGTCAAATGTATTCTTCTTAGAGAATTCGGGGTCGAATGCGTCGCTAACGTTACTCGAGGAACAGACGGATAGCTGCAAGAGGGTCTTAAACGTGTATCGATACGTTGTTATGCACTCTAGATTGGAACCAGCAACCTGGGAACAGTTACTTAG AGTGTTACTGCAAATTACATCGCTTGTACTGAGCGAGAAATCCTTCCGCCGTAAACACCAGGAAAGTATCGGTGGAAAACTTGCTCCTGCCATATTTCAGACCTTAATTGTTACATGGATTAAAGCTAACTTAAACGTGGTTATTTCTACCCAATTATGGGACCAGTTTCTAGAGGTGTTAACATCATTAACGCAATGGGAAGAATTAATTCGAGAGTGGGCG AAAACTCTGGACACACTGACAAGAGTGTTGGCGAGACATGTGTATAATTTAGACCTGAATGACCTACCGTTAGACAGACTTAGCGAACAAAAATCGAAAAAGCGGCGTGGAGTTGGAAGTCGTGCGGCGTCAACAGGAAGCGTTCAACCACCTCGAAAAGGCAGTGTCGATCAGGAAAACAATGCCGCTCCGAAAGGAAGCATCACTG ATCATCCGCTGCGTGATATAAGGAAAGTGCGGCCGTTACCGCGCAGTGCAAGCGACAACACCATATACAGCGGCAAGGCTCGTACAAAAGTGCACAGGCAACGCACGCACACGATACACAGCGGCATTCCCG TACTCCCCCTATCGATAGAACAAGATATGGCTCGGTTACTGTCAAGCGGTTCAACCTCGTCGTCAGCGGCCGGTAGGAAGATGCTGCCCAGCAGACGTGCCAAATCGTTGGATAGCATTGTTGTAGTTGATAGCGAACCGCCGTCACCACGATGCCCATCTCCAACACCCAGCAGCGGCGTTGACAGCAATAAAGATAGCCCCATACAGATAGAGAATATTGATGGTAGCAGTATTG ACACAAATGATGCGTCTGAAAGAAGATCAGTTATGGCGGGAGGAGGCGTACGTGGATGGCTGCCAGATGTGGCCGTCGTTTTGTGGCGACGTATGCTCTCAGCATTAGGAGATGTCAATAACATTCAAGATCCTGTTTTACACGGCCAGGTCATGGATTATCTTGTGCAGCTCACACAGACACTGATTAAG atacgTTTGAATCAAGGAGTATCGGGAGATAATCAAGTAACACCACCGGCACCAGAACTGATTCCACCTTTAACAGTTATCGCACCATGGTGTTTTAAG GCCATCCAACTTCCCGAGCAATATGAAATCGGTAAACTGGCTGCTTATCGCCTTATATGTCTCTTGACGGTGCAACCATTGGATATCAGTTTACCGAGACAACATCTGACGCTCTTCTATCGCGCCGTTCATAATGGAATTGCCAGCAACGACAGTAAAGTTCTGCACGTGCTTGTGAAGTACACAGGACCCAGGCTATTCAGTCTAAATCTACCCGGATCGAGTCTCTTGATTCTGGATTACATACACGCTGCTAACGTGATACTTAGCAGTCAGGATATCGAG GCACCAAGAACAGAAGCTGTTTCAATTATTGGCTCGTTATTATCTTTGCCAGCTGCGATGATCAAGCTACCTATGTTACAACCGAACGGGCCTGACATTGCAACCATGACGTGTCCAGAGGCAAAA GAACATATTGTAACGATACTTTTGCGGAGCTGTCGGCGAGAGCCCACTGGAATTGCAAGATGCGTCGCCCTATCAAGCATAGCGATGTTCGTGTATAAAGAGCTGTCGTACAGAACGCAGCATCCAAGAGTTCCGGAGGCCGTCACAGTTCTTCTCCTTGCACTTAGA GCCTCACACGCTACGGTTGCGCAGGTTGCGTGTAATTCTCTTTTACTTCTCTGCGATAAGGCTGACGTGCTGTTAGAACTATATCCTAACGTGCCATCTAAGATAATACAG ATCTTGTCGGACACGCTCGGACGAATGACAGCGCGAGAAAGGCGTGGACCTCTAACGGTAACGATGCTATTTTGCTTGGGCGAGTGGGCCATGCATCTAGGACCAACAGTATTACTACAGGTGTTCCAAGGAAAACCTCTCTTGATGACCTTATTTACA GTGTTAAATAACATAGTGCAAAATAAAGTTGGAAAGGAATTTTCAAGAACTACTAAGAATAATCAGGAAGATGACGATGACTTTGATCCTAACGTCACGTTAGACAATTTGATTGATGAATCCTCGTCGAAGTCGCCTCAAAAAGGAAATATTCAGTCTGTACAATTGGCAGCGAAAATG GTAATGATGCATCTAATCAACCATCTGGGACACTTTCCGATGGGTATCGGTGCCGCGCGTCTTTCATCACTAGTCGTCGAATTGGACGATGTCCCTGGAATCGATGGAGATGAATTGTCATCCGCCGTTTTTCAAGCGCCTAATATACAGCTGTTGATGCTCTCTAATTCCATCATAATGTCATTGGTGGAATTAGCGGCATTGGATGCACCTGGTGGGGGCGTCACGGCCGGCTTAACTACGGCTCCTTCTTTGGTCAGAGTATTGTTACGAGATCTTGCTGGAAAAGCTTCTTGGGACAGTTCAATTTTATACAGCCAACCCTTTATCGACGATGATCTGCCATTGCCGTTTCCGAACCGTg ttgATTGGAGTACAAAATTACATACAGACGATTTAAACAGCGTCGTCGCACCTCACAACTGTACACCCAGGCACACAATACGGCATCGTGAGCCTCACATATTGCCGACTTTTGCAAATGCTGCTAGCGATATGGATAATTTGGACGAT CTTCTTCAGTACATAGGACATACCAGCCCAGAGGTTCTAACTAATCCAGAAGTCGCTCTCAATGCACCCGCTAATCCACCTCAGGGACATTATCTGGAAAGCGAAACCATTGCGACAATTTTAAGTCAAAGAAATGCGGAACAAGAACACGTAAACAACTGGAGCCAACACATCAG TATGTGCGCATCGGCAATCAATTCACCGTCATGTCGCCCACCTCCGGCGCCATTCCATCACTGCCGACTTCTGTTTTCGCATCTCGGTCTATCCGGCTGGGAACAGCGTAGGAAATTACATTTGTTGGCGAAAAATGAGAAACTCTTACGCGAACTCCGTAATCTCGATAGCCAACGATCCAGAGAGACGCATAAGATAGCGGTGATTTACGTCAGCCAAGGCCAGGAAGACAAGAACTCCATACTAAGCAATGTCACTGCCAGTAAGGAGTATGAAAGCTTCATCGCCAGGCTCGCCTGGGAAGTCGAACTGGAGTCGCACACAGGTTTTCTCGGCGGCCTGGTACCTGGGAAAGCGTCCGGCGTCACTGCGCCGTACTATGCTACGTCTTTCACTGAAGTTCTTTTCCACGTTGCTACGAGGATGCCGTCGGACAGCCCTGAGAGTTTGTTGCAAAAG ACGCGGCACCTTGGCAATGACGAAATTCACATAGTCTGGTCGGAGCACTGGCGTGATTATCGCAGAGACATCATACCCACGGAATTCTGCGATGTTCTGATAGTTATTTATCCATTGCAAAACAAGTTATACCGAATACAGATCTCGCGGAAATCGGAGATTCCATTTTTCGGACCTTTGTTCGACGAGTGTATCGTGGAGGATAAAGTGTTGCCAGGTTTAGTAAGGACGACTGCATTAACCGCGAGTAGAGCAAAGAGGTCTACGCTTACATTGTACCAACATTA TTATGAGGAGAGAGCGCGATCCATCGACACTGTTATGAGAAATCACAAGGAAGCTACAACGTTCGAGGAATTTACAGCCAATGTTTATTCACCGGTGCAACCGCCAAGCCCGTTCAGTGGAGCATCGTCTGTTTCTG GATCTACAACAAGCGTGCAATCCACAGCATCGTCAAATCTTGCGGCGGCGCTTATAGATTCGCACCAGGGACGCTCCGGTCTGCGCAGCACTTCGGCAGCGAGCAGTGACAATCGTGCGAATAGAGGTGACTAA